TGACCGGCGCGGTGGCGCTGGGCCAGGCGGCCGCGGTCACGGTGGCCGGACAGCTGGAGGACCGGCTGTGGGACGGCTCGGGATTCCTGGTGCCGATGGGCGGCACGGTGCTCGCCCTGGTGACCCTGCTCACGCTGCGCTCACGGCTCGCCGGACGCCGGGAGAGCCAGGAGGTGGCGCGTGGCGTCGGTCACCGCACGCCGGTGACGGTGGACTGATCCCCGGGAATGCGTCACTATGGAGCGTCGTTAGCACTCATTGAGTGAGAGTGCCAGGAGGAAGACAGTGCCGACCTACCAGTACCAGTGCACCGAGTGCGGCGAGGGCCTCGAGGCGGTGCAGAAGTTCACCGACGACGCCCTGACCGAGTGCCCCAACTGTGGTGGCCGCCTGAAGAAGGTGTTCTCCGCGGTCGGCATCGTCTTCAAGGGCTCCGGCTTCTACCGCAACGATTCCCGCGGCTCCACGTCGAGCAGCAGCCCGGCGGCGAAGTCGTCCGGCTCGTCGTCGACGTCCGGCTCCTCGTCGTCCGACTCGAAGTCGCCCTCGGCGTCGTCGGCGTCCAGCTCGACCGGCACCTCCGCCGCCTGAGGCCTTCCGCTCGACGCCGGCCCCGCTGTCGCACGACGGCGGGGTCCTCGGCGTCCCCCGGCCGGGGCGCGGAAGCCGTCGCGGAACCCCCTGCTGCGCGGGCGCGCGGCCAGCTAATGTCTTGGCCATGGCGAACGCAGAGATCGGCGTAATCGGCGGCTCGGGCTTCTACTCGTTCCTCGAGGACGTGACCGAGGTCCGGGTGGACACCCCCTACGGGCCGCCCAGCGACTCCCTCTTCATCGGCGAGATCGCCGGCCGGCGGGTCGCCTTCCTGCCCCGGCACGGCCGCGGCCACCACCTGCCGCCGCACCGCATCAACTACCGCGCCAACCTGTGGGCGTTGCGCTCCCTCGGCGTGCGCCAGGTGCTCGGCCCCTCCGCGGTGGGCGGCCTGCGCCCCGAGTACGGGCCGGGCACGCTGCTGGTGCCGGACCAGTTCGTCGACCGCACCAAGTCCCGGGCGCAGTCCTACTTCGACGGACTGCCGCTGCCCGACGGCACGGTGCCGAACGTCGTGCACGTCTCCCTGGCCGACCCCTACTGCCCCACCGGGCGGGCCGTCGCGCTCAAGGCCGCCCGGGGCCGGGACTGGGAGCCGGTGGACGGCGGCACGCTGGTCGTGGTCGAGGGACCGCGCTTCTCCACGCGCGCCGAGTCGCTGTGGCACCAGGCGCAGGGCTGGTCGGTCGTGGGCATGACCGGCCACCCCGAGGCGGCCCTCGCCCGCGAACTGGAGCTGTGCTACACCTCCCTGACCCTGGTCACCGACCTCGACGCGGGCGCCGAGACCGGCGAGGGCGTCTCCCACGAGGAGGTGCTGCGGGTGTTCGCGGCCAATGTGGAGCGGCTGCGCGGGGTGCTCTTCGACGCGGTGGCCGCGCTGCCGGAGAACGGGGCGCGGGACTGCCTGTGCACGCACGCGCTCGGGGGGATGGACCCGGGCTTCGAGCTGCCGTAGCGGGAGCGGGGTGCCGTAGCGGGAGCGGGGTGCCGTAGCGGGCTGGGGGCGTGCGCGCAGGGCCAGAGCGGACCGGGGACGTCGGTGGCGTGCCGTGACCGGTGCGCGGGCGGGGGCTCCCCGCCGCGGGAGCGGAACGGCTCGTTCGGGTGGGCGAGTTGTCCACAGGCGGCCCGCGGTCCACAGGCTCCGGCGGGATTCGGCGCGAGGCGTCATCGTGGCAGCGCAAGCCGAATTCCTCGTCGCAGGCGGTGATCCCGATGCCCACGCCCCTGTCCGCCCAGCCGTCCTCCTCCCTGCCCACGCCCCTGCCGCCCTGGCCTTCCCCGTCCTGGCCTTCCCCGTCCTCGTCCCCTCTGCCTTCGCCGCCACCGCCCCCACCTCCTCCGCCCCCGTCCGCCGGGCCGTCGCCTTTTCCGCGGCTGCCGCGGCCCCTGGGCACGGACGCGCCCGCGACCTGCGAGGTGCCGCCGTTCGCCCCGGTGCGGGTGCGCGGCGGGAGGTACCGGGTGCAGCGGCTGGTACGGCACCGGGGGCGGGCGGTGGCGGCCGGCCTCGCGGTGACCGCGGCGGCCCTGGTGGCGGCGGGGCCGCGCGCTCCGGCGGGCCGCCCCGCCGCGGCGCCGCACACCGGATACGCGCGCGGACACCCGGCGGCCGCGCCGCACCGGCAGCACCCGGCGGAACTGGTGGCGGCACCCGTGCGGATCGCGGACGCGGACACGGTCCGGCTGCTGCGCCCCGGTGACCGGGTGGACGTCGTGGCCGCGCAGGACGCGGCGGCCGGGAGCGGTGCCCGGGTGCTCGCGCGCGGAGCGCGGGTGACGAGGGTGCCGCGGCCGCCGGACGGCGTGGCCGAGGGCGGCGCGCTGATCGTGCTGGCGGTGCCGCGCGCCACGGCGACGGCGCTCGTCGGTGCGGGCGCCACGGCGCGACTGGCGGTGACGCTGTGCTGAACCCGGGCGGTCCGCTGCTTGACGACTCGCCGTCAAGTCGCTCGTTCGAGGGACAGGATTGGACACGATGGCGGCACCGTGCCGTAGGTTGCGGAGCGTTTTGTTCCACAACTTGTGTACACGAGGAGCGTCCCAGAGGTGAGCGCGAAGAAGGAACCGAGCGTCTTGCAGGGCTTCAAGGCCTTCTTGATGCGCGGCAACGTCATCGACCTGGCCGTGGCGGTGGTCATCGGCGCCGCCTTCACGAACATCGTGAACGCGCTGGTGAAGGGGATCATCAACCCGCTGGTCGGTGCGATCGGCACGCAGAACCTGGACAACTACAGCACGTGCCTGAGCAGCTCGTGCCACGGGACGCACGGCATCCAGCTGATGTGGGGCTCCGTCCTCGGCGCGGCGCTGTCCTTCCTGATCACCGCGACCGTCGTGTACTTCCTGATGGTCCTGCCGATGTCGAAGTACCTGGCCCGCCAGGCGGACCGCAAGGCGGCGCGGGAGGGCACGAAGGAGATCGTCGAGGTGACCGAGCTGGAGGTCCTCAAGGAGATCCGCGACGCGCTGCTGGCCCAGCGCGCGGCGGGGCACGACGACAAACGTTAGACCGGTGTCCGCCGCCGGCTCAGATGTGGTGCGGCGGCTTCTCGTCGAGGAAGCGCTTGAGGTCGGACGCGCTGTCGCCGTCCGGCCGCTCGCCCCAGCCGCGGTCGGTGTCGTCCGAGGACTGCTGGTCCAGCGGGTCGTCGAAGACCAGCGCGGGCTTCGGGTCGCGCGGCTCGGATGCGGGGGCGTCGCTCATGCGTCCAGGGTACGACCTGCGTCCCAAAGGCCCTCCGGCCGCTTGTGCGGCCCTTCACCAGCCGGTGGCCCGGTTTTCTGATCTGCTGGGAGCCATGACGTCCAGTTCCACCCCGGCCCCCGCCTCCCCCGGCGCCCCGCACCCCTCCGCCCCCGTGAAACGGCTCACCGCGCGCGGGCGTGAGGAGGCCCACCGGGTCTCCTCCCCGCTGGAGCTCTTCTTCGACCTGTGCTTCGTCGTGGCGATCGCACAAGCGGGCGTGCAGTTGGTGCACGCCATCGGCAACGGGCACCCGGGCACCGGGGTCCTCGACTACGCCATGCTGTTCTTCGCCATCTGGTGGGCCTGGATGAACTTCTCCTGGTTCGCCTCGGCGTACGACAACGACGACGTGCCCTACCGGGTCGTCACGCTGGTGCAGATCGCCGGCGTCCTGGTGCTGGCCGCCGGTGTCTCCCAGGGCTTCCAGCGGCACGAGTTCCTGGCGGTATGGCTCGGCTACGCGATCATGCGGGTGGCGATGGCCACCCAGTGGCTGAGAGCGGCGCGCACGGCCGGGGGCACCGAGCGCCAGGCCACGCTGCGGTACGCGGGCGGCGTGCTGCTGTGCCAGGTCGGCTGGCTCGGTCTGGTCGTGCTGCCGCAGCCGGCCCGCCCCTGGGTGTTCCTGGTGATGGCGATCCTGGAGATGTGCGTGCCGCTGTTCGCCGAGCGCCACCACGAGACGTCCTGGCATCCGCACCACATCGCCGAGCGGTACGGCCTGTTCACGATCATCGTGCTCGGCGAGACGATCTCCGCGGCCACGGTCGCGGTGAAGTCGGCCGTGGACAGGCACTCCGCGCTGGGCGAGCTGGTGCCGATCGCGGGCGGCGGGCTCCTGATCGTCTTCTCCGCCTGGTGGATCTACTTCGTGGTGCCCATCCACGGCCATCTGCGCTCCAGCAAGCGGGCGTTCCTGTGGGGCTACGGCCACTACCTGATCTTCGCGTCGGCGGCGGCGATCGGCGCGGGCCTGGAGGTGTCCGTGGAGCAGGCCGTCGGCTCCTCGCACCTCTCCGCGACGGCCGCCTCGGCGGCGGTGACCCTGCCCACGGCGCTGTACCTGCTGGCCGTCTGGGCGCTGCACGCCCGGCACTTCAAGGTGGGCATCGCCCAGCAACTGGTGCTGCCGGTCGCGGCCCTGCTGGTGCTCTGCTGCACCTTCCTCGGCGACCGGGCGGTGCTCGCGGCGGGCCTGGTCTGCGCGGCGGCGGTGGCGGCCGGGGTGACGCTGACGGCGCGCACGGTGCGCGGGCAACGCGCGGCGACCGCCACGACACCGGCCGGCTGACCCCTTCGGCGGCGGCCGGGAGTGGGCCAGACTGGCCGGCATGACAGTCGACGCACTGACCGACGTCGCCGGGGTGCGGGTGGGGCACGCCACCCGCACCGGGAACGGCCGGCTCACCGGGACCACGGTCGTACTGGCCCCGGAGGGCGGCGCCGTCGCCGCCGTGGACGTACGCGGGGGCGGGCCCGGCACCAAGGAGACCGACGCCCTCGATCCGCGCAACATGGTCCAGCGGATCGACGCGATCGTGCTCACCGGGGGCAGCGCCTACGGGCTCGACGCGGCGTCCGGGGTGATGGCCTGGCTGGAGGAGCGCGGGCGGGGCGTGCCGGTGGGGACGGACCCGGCGCACGTCGTGCCGGTGGTGCCCGCCGCGTGCGTCTTCGACCTGGGGCGCGGCGGCGACTTCCGCGCCCGGCCGGACGCCGCGACGGGACGGGCCGCGGTGGAGGCGGCGGCCGCGACCGCGCCGGGCGCCCCGGTGCCGCAGGGCTGCGTGGGGGCCGGCACCGGCGCGGCGGCCGGCCCGCTCAAGGGCGGGGTGGGCACCGCGAGCACGGTGCTCGGCTCGGGGATCACGGTGGCCGCGCTGGT
This Streptomyces misionensis DNA region includes the following protein-coding sequences:
- a CDS encoding P1 family peptidase, with the protein product MTVDALTDVAGVRVGHATRTGNGRLTGTTVVLAPEGGAVAAVDVRGGGPGTKETDALDPRNMVQRIDAIVLTGGSAYGLDAASGVMAWLEERGRGVPVGTDPAHVVPVVPAACVFDLGRGGDFRARPDAATGRAAVEAAAATAPGAPVPQGCVGAGTGAAAGPLKGGVGTASTVLGSGITVAALVVANAAGSVLDPRTGVLYGELYEGRVAYPEQRVHEAARRRLAEAGAGSAPPPLNTTLAVVATDADLSKAQAQKLAGTAHDGIARAVRPVHLLHDGDTVFALATGARPLDTHPRALNELLAAGADLVTRAIVRAVRAAESVDGPGGTWPSYGELYGHP
- a CDS encoding FmdB family zinc ribbon protein codes for the protein MPTYQYQCTECGEGLEAVQKFTDDALTECPNCGGRLKKVFSAVGIVFKGSGFYRNDSRGSTSSSSPAAKSSGSSSTSGSSSSDSKSPSASSASSSTGTSAA
- a CDS encoding low temperature requirement protein A; translated protein: MTSSSTPAPASPGAPHPSAPVKRLTARGREEAHRVSSPLELFFDLCFVVAIAQAGVQLVHAIGNGHPGTGVLDYAMLFFAIWWAWMNFSWFASAYDNDDVPYRVVTLVQIAGVLVLAAGVSQGFQRHEFLAVWLGYAIMRVAMATQWLRAARTAGGTERQATLRYAGGVLLCQVGWLGLVVLPQPARPWVFLVMAILEMCVPLFAERHHETSWHPHHIAERYGLFTIIVLGETISAATVAVKSAVDRHSALGELVPIAGGGLLIVFSAWWIYFVVPIHGHLRSSKRAFLWGYGHYLIFASAAAIGAGLEVSVEQAVGSSHLSATAASAAVTLPTALYLLAVWALHARHFKVGIAQQLVLPVAALLVLCCTFLGDRAVLAAGLVCAAAVAAGVTLTARTVRGQRAATATTPAG
- the mscL gene encoding large conductance mechanosensitive channel protein MscL, yielding MSAKKEPSVLQGFKAFLMRGNVIDLAVAVVIGAAFTNIVNALVKGIINPLVGAIGTQNLDNYSTCLSSSCHGTHGIQLMWGSVLGAALSFLITATVVYFLMVLPMSKYLARQADRKAAREGTKEIVEVTELEVLKEIRDALLAQRAAGHDDKR
- a CDS encoding S-methyl-5'-thioadenosine phosphorylase yields the protein MANAEIGVIGGSGFYSFLEDVTEVRVDTPYGPPSDSLFIGEIAGRRVAFLPRHGRGHHLPPHRINYRANLWALRSLGVRQVLGPSAVGGLRPEYGPGTLLVPDQFVDRTKSRAQSYFDGLPLPDGTVPNVVHVSLADPYCPTGRAVALKAARGRDWEPVDGGTLVVVEGPRFSTRAESLWHQAQGWSVVGMTGHPEAALARELELCYTSLTLVTDLDAGAETGEGVSHEEVLRVFAANVERLRGVLFDAVAALPENGARDCLCTHALGGMDPGFELP